GAGAGCGAGCTGACGGTCAAGCTGGCCGAGCGCGGGTGGTAGGACGGCCGGCGTGGGGCCGGGGCCCCACGCTCGGAGGAGCCGGGGTGCAGGGGACCCGGCGGGGCGCCGAAGGCGCCGTATAGCGGTGCCGCCAGGTGAAGGTCGGCGTCCTGGCCCTGCAGGGGGACGTCAGGGAGCACGTCTCGGCGCTGGCTGAGATCGGGGCCGAGCCGGTCGAGGTCCGCACACCGGAGGCGCTGGCCGGCGTGGACGCCCTGGTGCTTCCCGGGGGGGAGTCGACCACCCTGTCCATGCTCCTGGAGTCGTCGGGGCTGGCCACCGCCGTCGGGGAGCGGCTCGCCGACGGGATGCCGGCGCTCGGCACGTGCGCGGGGATGATCCTGCTGGCCCGCGAGGTGCGCGGGGGCCGTTCGGACCAGCGCTCGTTCGGGGTCGTGGACATCTCGGTCCGCCGCAACGGCTTCGGGCGTCAGGTCGAGTCCTTCGAGTGCGAGCTCGACGTCCCGGCCCTGGGCCCCCCGGCCCTGCCGGCCGTGTTCATCCGGGCCCCGCTCGTCGAGGAGGTGGGGCCGGATGTCGAGGTGCTGGCGTCGCTGCGCCGGTCCGACGGCTCCACCACTCCCGTGCTGTGCCGGCAGGGCCATCACGTCGTCGCGGCCTTCCATCCCGAGCTGTCGGGGGACGGTCGCATCCACGAGCTGTTCGTCGCGTCGGTGCGGCGCTGAGGCAGGAGAGTCGCGGATGTCGGGTCACTCGAAGTGGGCCACGATCAAGCACAAGAAGGGCGCGCAGGACAAGGCGCGGGGGAAGCTGTTCGCCAAGCTGATCCGCCAGGTCGAGGTGGCGGCGCGCGAGGGCGGGGGGGACATCACGAGCAACGCCACCCTGCGCACCATGTTCAACAAGGCGCGCGACGCGTCGGTGCCCACCGACACCATCGAGCGGGCCATCAAGCGCGGCACCGGTGAGCTC
The nucleotide sequence above comes from Acidimicrobiales bacterium. Encoded proteins:
- the pdxT gene encoding pyridoxal 5'-phosphate synthase glutaminase subunit PdxT encodes the protein MKVGVLALQGDVREHVSALAEIGAEPVEVRTPEALAGVDALVLPGGESTTLSMLLESSGLATAVGERLADGMPALGTCAGMILLAREVRGGRSDQRSFGVVDISVRRNGFGRQVESFECELDVPALGPPALPAVFIRAPLVEEVGPDVEVLASLRRSDGSTTPVLCRQGHHVVAAFHPELSGDGRIHELFVASVRR